The Chanos chanos chromosome 6, fChaCha1.1, whole genome shotgun sequence genome includes a region encoding these proteins:
- the LOC115815483 gene encoding myosin-7-like encodes MAEELKKEQDTSAHLERMKKNLETTVKDLQHRLDEAESLAMKGGKKQLQKLEARVRELEAEVEAEQRRSVEAIKGVRKYERRVKELTFQTEEDKKNVTRLQDLVNKLQLKVKSYKRQAEEAEEQANTHLSRYRRVQHDMEEAQERADIAESQVNKLRAKSREIRVRDSSS; translated from the exons ATGGCTGAGGAGCTAAAGAAAGAGCAGGACACCAGCGCTCACctggagaggatgaagaaaaaTCTGGAAACCACCGTCAAGGACCTTCAGCATCGCCTGGATGAAGCTGAGAGCCTTGCCATGAAAGGCGGAAAGAAACAACTCCAGAAACTGGAAGCTCGG GTACGTGAGCTGGAGGCTGAGGTTGAAGCTGAGCAGAGGCGTAGTGTGGAGGCCATCAAAGGAGTTCGTAAATATgagaggagagtgaaggagCTCACCTTCCAG ACTGAGGAGGATAAGAAAAATGTGACTCGACTGCAGGATCTGGTGAACAAACTGCAGCTGAAAGTGAAATCTTAcaagagacaggcagaggaagCT GAGGAGCAGGCCAACACTCACCTGTCCAGGTACAGGAGGGTGCAGCATGACATGGAAGAGGCCCAGGAGCGGGCGGATATTGCTGAGTCCCAGGTCAACAAGCTCCGAGCCAAGAGCAGAGAAATTAGGGTACGAGATTCCTCTTCCtga
- the LOC115813910 gene encoding myosin heavy chain, fast skeletal muscle-like yields the protein MSIDPDMQCFGPAAVYLRKPERERMEAQNKPFDAKTAYFVAEPAEMYLKGVLKSREGGKATVETLCGKTITVKDDQIFPMNPPKFDKIEDMAMMTHLNEPTVLYNLKERYAAWMIYTYSGLFCVTVNPYKWLPVYDAMVVVAYRGKKRVEAPPHIFSISDNAYQFMLTDRENQSILITGESGAGKTVNTKRVIQYFATIAVSGSKKVEPAAGKMQGSLEDQIIAANPLLEAYGNAKTVRNDNSSRFGKFIRIHFASTGKLASADIETYLLEKSRVTFQLSAERSYHIFYQLTTGHKPELLEALLITTNPYDYPMISQGEITVKSINDVEEFIATDTAIDILGFLPEEKMSIYKLTGAAMHHGNMKFKQKQREEQAEPDGTEVADKIAYLMGLNSADMLKALCFPRVKVGNEYVTKGQTVPQVNNAVLALCKSVYEKMFLWMVVRINEMLDTKQPRQFFIGVLDIAGFEIFDFNSLEQLCINFTNEKLQQFFNHHMFVLEQEEYKKEGIEWEFIDFGMDLAACIELIEKPMGIFSILEEECMFPKATDITFKNKLYDQHLGKSACFQKPKVVKGKPEAHFSLVHYAGVVDYNIVGWLEKNKDPLNDSAVQLYQKSSLKLLAFLYATHASAEGEGGAKKGGKKKGGSFQTVSALFRENLGKLMTNLRSTHPHFVRCIIPNESKTPGLMENFLVIHQLRCNGVLEGIRICRKGFPSRILYGDFKQRYKVLNASVIPEGQFIDNKKASEKLLGSINVDHTQYKFGHTKVFFKAGLLGVLEEMRDEKLVTLVTMTQALCRGYIMRKEFVKMMERREAIYSIQYNIRSFMNVKTWPWMKLYFKIKPLLKSAETEKEMAAMKENFEKMKEDLAKALARKKELEEKMVSLLQEKNDLQLQVAAEVESLADAEERCEGLIKSKIQLEAKFKETSERLEDEEEINAELTAKKRKLEDECSELKKDIDDLELTLAKVEKEKHATENKVKNLTEEMASLDETIVKLTKEKKALQEAHQQTLDDLQSEEDKVNTLTKAKAKLEQQVDDLEGSLEQEKKLRMDLERAKRKLEGDLKLAQESIMDLENDKQQSDEKLKKKDFEASQLLSKIEDEQNLGIQLQKRIKELQARIEELEEEIEAERAARAKVEKQRSDLSRELEEISERLEEAGGATTAQIEMSKKRETEFQKLRRDLEESTLQHEATAAALRKKQADSVAELGEQIDNLQRVKQKLEKEKSELKMEIDDLSSNMEAVAKSKANLEKMCRTLEDQLSELKTKNDEHVRQLNDLSAQKARLQTENGEFARQLEEKEALISQLTRSKQAYTQQIEELKRHVEEEVKAKNALAHAVQSSRHDCELLREQFEEEQEAKAELQRALSKANSEVAQWRTKYETDAIQRTEELEEAKKKLAQRLQDAEESIEAVNAKCASLEKTKQRLLGEVEDLMIDVERANALAANLDKKQRNFDKILAEWKQKYEESQAELEGAQKEARSLSTELFKMKNSYEETLEHLETLKRENKNLQQEISDLTEQLGETGKTIHELEKGKKTVEIEKTEIQSALEEAEATLEHEESKILRIQLELTQVKSEIDRKKQGMLKRRPRRQSLM from the exons ATGAGCATTGATCCGGATATGCAGTGCTTTGGCCCCGCAGCCGTATACCTGCGGAAGCCAGAGCGCGAGAGGATGGAGGCACAGAACAAACCGTTCGATGCCAAGACAGCTTACTTTGTGGCTGAGCCGGCTGAGATGTACCTCAAAGGGGTACTGAAGAGCCGAGAGGGGGGCAAAGCCACGGTGGAGACTCTGTGTGGGAAA ACTATCACAGTGAAAGATGACCAGATTTTTCCCATGAATCCTCCGAAGTTTGATAAGATCGAGGACATGGCCATGATGACTCACCTCAATGAGCCCACTGTGCTGTACAACCTCAAAGAGCGTTATGCAGCATGGATGATCTAT aCCTACTCTGGGCTGTTCTGTGTGACAGTGAACCCCTACAAGTGGCTTCCTGTGTACGACGCTATGGTGGTGGTGGCATACAGGGGAAAGAAGAGAGTCGAGGCCCCGCCCCACATCTTTTCCATCTCTGACAATGCCTATCAGTTCATGCTCACAG ATCGTGAGAACCAGTCTATCCTGATTAC TGGAGAATCTGGTGCAGGGAAGACTGTTAACACCAAACGTGTCATCCAGTACTTTGCGACAATCGCAGTGTCTGGATCGAAGAAGGTGGAGCCTGCAGCTGGCAAAATGCAG GGGTCGCTGGAGGATCAAATCATCGCAGCCAACCCTCTGCTGGAGGCTTATGGGAATGCCAAGACTGTGAGAAATGACAACTCCTCCCGTTTT GGCAAATTCATTAGAATCCATTTCGCGTCCACTGGAAAGCTGGCCTCAGCTGATATTGAAACTT ATCTGCTGGAGAAGTCTAGGGTGACGTTCCAACTGTCTGCTGAGAGGAGCTACCACATCTTCTACCAGCTCACGACTGGACACAAGCCAGAACTTCTAG AGGCTCTCCTGATCACCACTAACCCTTATGACTACCCCATGATTAGTCAGGGTGAGATCACTGTCAAGAGCATCAATGATGTCGAGGAGTTCATAGCTACTGAT ACGGCTATTGACATCCTGGGCTTTCTCCCTGAGGAGAAAATGAGCATCTACAAGCTGACAGGAGCAGCAATGCATCATGGGAACATGAAGTTCAAGCAGAAGCAGAGGGAGGAGCAGGCAGAACCTGACGGCACAGAGG tgGCCGATAAAATCGCTTACCTCATGGGCCTGAACTCAGCAGACATGCTGAAAGCTCTTTGTTTCCCCAGAGTCAAAGTGGGAAATGAGTATGTAACCAAGGGACAGACCGTACCACAG GTAAACAATGCAGTTCTGGCTTTGTGTAAATCGGTCTATGAGAAAATGTTCTTGTGGATGGTCGTCCGCATCAACGAGATGCTGGACACAAAGCAGCCCAGGCAGTTCTTCATTGGCGTGCTGGACATCGCTGGGTTTGAGATTTTTGAT TTCAACAGCTTGGAACAGCTGTGTATCAATTTCACCAATGAGAAACTGCAACAGTTTTTCAACCATCACATGTTTGTCCTGGAACAAGAGGAATATAAGAAAGAGGGAATTGAGTGGGAGTTCATTGACTTTGGAATGGATCTTGCAGCATGCATTGAGCTTATTGAGAAG CCAATGGGCATCTTCTCCATCCTTGAAGAGGAGTGCATGTTCCCCAAGGCAACAGACATAACCTTCAAGAACAAACTTTATGACCAACATCTTGGCAAAAGTGCATGCTTCCAGAAGCCCAAGGTTGTCAAAGGCAAACCTGAGGCCCACTTCTCCCTGGTGCACTACGCTGGTGTTGTGGACTACAACATAGTTGGCTGGCTGGAGAAGAACAAGGACCCCCTGAATGACTCTGCTGTTCAGCTGTATCAGAAGTCTTCACTCAAGCTGTTGGCTTTCCTGTATGCAACTCATGCATCTGCTGAAG GTGAAGGTGGAGCTAAAAAAGGTGGCAAGAAGAAGGGTGGCTCCTTCCAGACTGTTTCTGCTCTGTTCAGG GAGAATCTGGGTAAACTAATGACCAACTTGAGGAGCACTCATCCCCATTTTGTGCGTTGCATTATTCCCAATGAGTCAAAGACTCCAG GTCTGATGGAGAACTTCCTGGTCATCCACCAGCTGAGGTGTAATGGTGTACTGGAAGGCATCAGAATCTGCAGAAAGGGTTTCCCCAGCAGAATCCTCTATGGTGACTTCAAGCAAAG aTACAAAGTACTGAATGCTAGTGTCATCCCAGAGGGTCAATTCATCGACAACAAGAAAGCTTCAGAGAAGCTTCTGGGCTCCATTAATGTCGATCACACCCAGTACAAGTTTGGACATACTAAG GTGTTTTTCAAAGCTGGGCTTTTGGGTGTTCTTGAGGAGATGCGAGATGAAAAGCTTGTGACCCTTGTGACAATGACACAGGCTCTGTGCCGTGGATACATCATGAGAAAAGAGTTTGTAAAGATGATGGAGAGAAG AGAAGCTATTTACTCCATCCAATACAACATTCGCTCATTCATGAATGTCAAAACCTGGCCATGGATGAAGCTGTATTTCAAAATCAAACCTCTGCTGAAGAGTGCAGAGACTGAGAAGGAAATGGCCGCCATGAAGGAGAACtttgaaaaaatgaaggaaGACCTGGCAAAAGCACTAGCTAGGAAGAAAGAGTTAGAGGAGAAGATGGTCAGTTTGTTGCAAGAGAAGAACGACCTCCAGTTACAAGTAGCTGCC GAAGTTGAAAGTCTTGCTGAtgctgaggagagatgtgaaggACTGATCAAGAGCAAGATCCAGCTCGAGGCCAAATTCAAAGAGACGAGCGAGAGgctggaggatgaggaagagatCAATGCTGAGCTTACGGCCAAGAAGAGGAAACTCGAAGATGAGTGCTCCGAACTCAAGAAAGACATTGACGACTTGGAGCTCACCTTGGCcaaagtggagaaagagaaacatgccACTGAAAATAag GTTAAAAACCTTACTGAAGAGATGGCCTCTCTAGATGAGACTATTGTTAAGCTCACCAAGGAAAAGAAAGCCCTCCAAGAGGCACATCAGCAGACCCTTGATGATCTCCAATCAGAGGAAGACAAAGTCAACACTCTGACAAAGGCCAAGGCCAAGCTGGAGCAGCAAGTGGATGAT CTGGAAGGTTCGTTAGAGCAAGAAAAGAAGCTTCGTATGGACCTTGAGAGAGCCAAGAGAAAGCTTGAGGGTGATCTGAAACTGGCTCAGGAATCCATAATGGATCTAGAAAATGATAAGCAACAGTCAGACGAAAAGCTCAAGAA GAAGGACTTTGAAGCAAGCCAACTTCTGAGCAAGATCGAGGATGAGCAGAATCTGGGTATTCAGCTTCAGAAGAGGATTAAGGAGCTCCAG GCTCGAATTGAGGAGCTAGAGGAGGAGATTGAAGCTGAGCGTGCTGCTCGTGCCAAGGTGGAGAAACAGAGATCTGATCTGTCCAGGGAACTTGAGGAGATCAGTGAAAGGCTTGAGGAGGCTGGAGGAGCAACCACTGCTCAAATTGAGATGAGCAAGAAACGGGAAACAGAGTTCCAAAAACTGCGCCGCGACCTCGAGGAATCCACTCTGCAGCATGAAGCCACGGCTGCGGCACTGCGTAAGAAGCAGGCTGACAGTGTGGCAGAGCTGGGAGAGCAAATCGACAACCTCCAGAGAGTCAAACAGAAACTTGAAAAGGAGAAGAGCGAACTCAAAATGGAGATTGATGACCTATCCAGCAACATGGAAGCTGTAGCTAAATCTAAG GCTAATCTTGAAAAGATGTGTCGTACTCTGGAAGATCAACTGAGTGAACTCAAAACAAAGAATGATGAGCACGTTCGGCAGCTGAATGACCTCAGTGCCCAGAAAGCTCGACTTCAGACTGAAAATG GGGAATTTGCGCGTCAGCTAGAAGAGAAAGAGGCTCTGATCTCCCAGCTGACCAGAAGCAAGCAAGCTTATACACAGCAGATAGAGGAACTGAAGAGACATGTTGAGGAGGAGGTCAAG GCCAAAAATGCCCTGGCCCATGCAGTGCAGTCAAGCCGCCACGACTGCGAACTCCTCAGAGAACAAtttgaggaggagcaggaggctAAGGCTGAGCTCCAGCGCGCACTATCCAAGGCCAACAGTGAGGTGGCACAGTGGAGAACCAAATATGAAACTGATGCCATCCAGCGCACTGAGGAACTTGAGGAGGCCAA AAAGAAACTGGCGCAGCGTCTGCAGGATGCTGAGGAATCCATTGAGGCTGTGAACGCCAAGTGTGCCTCTCTGGAGAAGACCAAGCAGAGACTGCTGGGTGAAGTTGAAGACCTTATGATTGATGTGGAGAGAGCCAATGCACTGGCTGCCAACCTGGACAAGAAGCAAAGGAACTTTGACAAG attCTGGCTGAATggaagcagaaatatgaggagaGCCAGGCAGAGTTAGAGGGCGCTCAGAAGGAGGCTCGTTCTCTCAGCACTGAGCTCTTCAAGATGAAGAACTCCTATGAAGAAACTTTGGAACATCTGGAGACCCTGAAGCGGGAGAACAAGAACCTGCAAC AGGAGATTTCTGATTTGACCGAGCAGCTTGGTGAGACTGGAAAGACCATCCATGAActggaaaaaggaaagaagacagTAGAgattgaaaagacagaaatccaGTCCGCACTTGAGGAAGCTGAG GCCACTTTGGAGCATGAGGAGTCTAAGATTCTTCGTATCCAGCTTGAACTCACTCAAGTGAAAAGTGAAATCGACAGAAA GAAGCAAGGAATGCTGAAGAGAAGGCCAAGAAGGCAATCACTGATGTGA
- the p4htmb gene encoding transmembrane prolyl 4-hydroxylase — translation MEPQESVTEDSVSSPTVKPRLPRRERVPLHKSSVCSRSYFTVVMVFFHVYIINVIALLLYVHYNNSSGEHASTSREFSSGGNEGHRSPQQLSSQSPSGFTRNMYLPRIEGIRVGHVQKLSLVPNKVHEMRTLSLKPLLFEIPGFLSDEECRVVVQLAQLRGLMDSQVMVPEGQQELTEQLNLSPEDIFNLLDLNQDGQLQPHEILTHSRVRDGIWLTPENLKEIYAGLEADQDGDGLLSLSEFRRLSTDAFQRFLLQRGVKRSQLVRNSRHTWLYQGQGTHQVLRDLRKRVMQLTRLPKALVELSEPLQVVRYEEGGHYHAHHDSGPVYPETVCTHTRLAANTSSPFETSCRYITVLFYLNSVEEGGETTFPVADNRTYEEVSLIQNDIDLLDTRRNCDKGNLRVKPAKGTAIFWYNYLSDGRGWVGDLDEYSLHGGCVVTRGTKWIANNWINVDPDYQRQARYQQLVSQQQQQHPETENQNPNWEPEPKPESQTDNHQDL, via the exons ATGGAACCTCAGGAAAGTGTCACAGAAGATAGTGTTTCGTCGCCGACCGTAAAGCCACGGCTCCCTCGCCGGGAAAGAGTGCCGTTACACAAGAGTAGTGTGTGCTCACGGTCCTATTTCACGGTTGTCATGGTCTTTTTCCATGTCTACATCATCAATGTTATCGCACTTCTGCTTTACGTCCATTACAATAACAGCTCCGGTGAACACGCTTCCACCAGCCGGGAATTCAGCAGCGGGGGCAATGAAGGTCACCGGTCCCCTCAGCAACTCAGCTCACAGTCCCCGTCAGGATTTACCCGAAACATGTACCTCCCTCGCATTGAGGGTATCAGG GTAGGGCATGTCCAGAAACTGTCTCTCGTGCCAAATAAAGTGCATGAAATGAGGACGCTGAGTCTGAAGCCGCTTTTGTTcg agatcCCTGGGTTCCTGTCGGATGAGGAGTGTCGTGTGGTGGTGCAGTTGGCCCAGTTGAGAGGTTTGATGGACAGTCAGGTGATGGTGCCAGAGGGACAGCAGGAGCTCACAGAACAGCTCAACCTCAGCCCTGAAGACATCTTCAACCTGCTCGACCTCAACCAGGATGGCCAGCTGCAGCCTCacgag ATTCTGACTCATTCCCGTGTGCGGGATGGTATCTGGCTGACTCCAGAGAATTTAAAGGAGATTTATGCTGGACTGGAGGCTGATCAGGATGGAGACG GTCTGCTGAGTCTGTCAGAGTTCAGGCGATTGAGCACCGACGCATTCCAGCGGTTCCTGCTGCAGCGTGGTGTGAAGAGGAGTCAGTTAGTGAGAAACAGCAGACACACGTGGCTTTATCAGGGACAGGGCACTCACCAAGTACTCAGAGACCTCCGCAAGAG AGTGATGCAGTTAACACGGCTGCCGAAGGCCCTGGTGGAGCTCAGTGAGCCCCTCCAGGTGGTGCGGTATGAGGAGGGAGGGCACTACCACGCCCATCATGACAGTGGGCCGGTTTACCCTGAGacagtctgcacacacacacgcctagcCGCCAACACCTCCTCACCTTTTGAGACCTCCTGCAG GTATATCACAGTTCTGTTCTACCTGAACTcagtggaggaggggggagagaccACCTTCCCCGTGGCAGACAACAGAACATATGAGGAAGTG tcaCTGATTCAGAATGACATTGACCTGCTGGACACGCGGAGGAACTGTGATAAAGGAAACCTCAGGGTGAAGCCAGCCAAAGGCACAGCTATATTCTGGTACAACTACCTCTCCGACGGCAGAG GTTGGGTAGGGGACCTGGATGAGTACTCCTTACACGGGGGTTGCGTGGTAACCCGCGGGACCAAATGGATCGCCAACAACTGGATCAATGTAGACCCAGACTACCAGCGCCAGGCACGGTACCAGCAGCTAGTgtcccagcagcagcagcagcatccaGAGACTGAGAACCAGAACCCAAACTGGGAACCAGAACCAAAACCAGAATCACAAACTGATAATCACCAAGACTTGTAG